The following are encoded together in the Pedobacter steynii genome:
- a CDS encoding helix-turn-helix domain-containing protein, translating into MNHTETIEDFYKRVPQANASGRPLNNAGAGHFNVYTRNLCKVQTPYSRRDFYKVSLILGEGVLHYADKWIAIDRPALLFSNPVIPYSWEPSSEKQEGWFCLFTEAFVSAHERKDGLQDSPLFKIGGKPVFFINETQQEEISAIFRKMVLEMDSEYTHKYDLLRNYLHLIIHEAMKMQPAGSFEKHANAPSRITSLFMELLERQFPIDSPEDALRLKTANDYAQSLSVHANHLNRSVKEVTGKTTTALISERITKEARALLQHTDWNIAEVAYSLGFEYPAYFNQFFKKQTGVTPGDARNMAV; encoded by the coding sequence ATGAACCACACTGAAACTATCGAAGATTTTTACAAGCGCGTGCCCCAGGCAAATGCTTCCGGGCGACCGTTAAACAACGCCGGAGCTGGCCATTTTAACGTATATACCCGCAACCTCTGTAAAGTACAGACACCTTATAGCAGGCGGGACTTTTATAAAGTCTCCCTGATTCTGGGAGAAGGGGTACTTCATTATGCCGACAAATGGATTGCCATTGACCGTCCTGCCCTTCTGTTCTCCAATCCGGTAATCCCCTATTCCTGGGAACCCTCTTCAGAAAAACAGGAAGGCTGGTTTTGCCTGTTTACCGAGGCATTTGTTAGCGCACATGAGCGTAAAGATGGCCTTCAAGACTCTCCATTGTTCAAAATCGGCGGTAAACCGGTCTTTTTCATCAATGAAACCCAACAGGAGGAAATCTCTGCAATATTCAGAAAAATGGTCCTGGAAATGGACTCAGAATACACCCACAAATACGATTTGCTACGCAATTACCTGCACCTGATCATTCATGAAGCCATGAAGATGCAGCCAGCTGGAAGCTTTGAAAAACATGCCAATGCGCCCAGCCGGATTACCAGTTTGTTTATGGAGCTTTTGGAGCGTCAGTTTCCGATAGACAGCCCGGAAGACGCACTCCGGTTAAAAACAGCGAATGACTATGCACAGAGCCTGTCTGTACATGCCAACCATTTGAACCGCTCGGTAAAGGAGGTTACAGGAAAAACCACAACAGCGCTGATTTCGGAAAGGATTACCAAAGAAGCCAGGGCATTGTTGCAGCATACCGACTGGAATATTGCAGAGGTAGCCTATAGCCTGGGTTTTGAATACCCTGCATATTTCAATCAGTTTTTTAAAAAACAGACCGGAGTGACTCCCGGAGATGCAAGAAACATGGCTGTTTGA
- a CDS encoding aldo/keto reductase, with protein MKYRNLGTTTEKLSAIGLGCMGMSFAYGPTDDTESIATLHKSLDLGINFWDTADMYGNGLNEELISKVLVPNRDKVFIATKFGFRFKDEQKPASNVNGTYFDGSPKWIKIAVENSLKRLNIDTIDLYYAHRVDPNVPIEETVGAMAELVKEGKVRYLGLSEASPASIRKAHAIHPISALQSEYSLLTRDVEAEILDTVNELGISLVPYSPLARGLVINTVDINSLHESDFRKTLPRYSGENLENNKSLSNDFAALASDKNCTPAQLAIAWVLAQGEQIIPIPGTKKRKYLEENAGAVDVNLSEADLKAILKVIEQYPNTGARYSEGALKLVNN; from the coding sequence ATGAAATACAGAAATCTAGGAACAACAACAGAAAAACTATCTGCCATCGGTTTGGGATGTATGGGTATGAGCTTCGCTTACGGTCCGACGGATGATACAGAAAGCATCGCTACCCTACATAAATCATTAGACTTGGGAATTAACTTTTGGGATACTGCCGATATGTATGGCAATGGGCTGAATGAAGAATTGATTTCCAAAGTTCTGGTTCCAAACCGGGATAAGGTATTTATTGCTACCAAATTTGGTTTCCGCTTTAAAGACGAGCAAAAACCTGCAAGCAACGTAAATGGTACTTATTTTGACGGCTCTCCAAAATGGATCAAAATTGCTGTAGAGAACAGTCTCAAACGCTTAAACATTGATACCATCGACTTATACTATGCTCATCGTGTAGATCCGAATGTACCTATTGAAGAAACTGTAGGTGCTATGGCAGAACTGGTAAAAGAAGGAAAAGTGCGTTATTTAGGATTAAGCGAGGCCTCTCCTGCTTCTATTAGAAAGGCGCATGCCATTCATCCTATTTCGGCTTTACAGAGTGAATATTCTTTACTGACCAGAGATGTGGAAGCGGAAATTCTGGATACCGTAAACGAACTTGGTATTTCCCTTGTTCCCTATTCTCCACTGGCCCGTGGATTGGTCATCAATACAGTTGACATCAACAGTCTGCACGAAAGCGACTTCCGGAAAACGCTACCGCGTTATAGTGGTGAAAACCTGGAAAACAACAAATCCTTATCCAATGATTTTGCCGCCCTCGCCAGCGATAAAAACTGTACTCCTGCTCAACTGGCCATTGCATGGGTATTGGCACAGGGAGAACAGATTATTCCTATTCCGGGCACTAAAAAAAGAAAGTATCTGGAAGAAAATGCAGGTGCTGTAGACGTAAACCTTTCAGAAGCAGACCTTAAAGCGATACTAAAGGTTATTGAACAATACCCAAATACAGGCGCAAGATATAGTGAAGGAGCATTAAAGCTAGTTAACAACTAG
- a CDS encoding thiamine pyrophosphate-dependent enzyme: MSKKVAEQLVDMLIQSGIKRIYAVTGDSLNELNDAVRRNPDIQWIHVRHEEAGAYAAAAEAELHGLACCAGSSGPGHVHLINGLYDAHRAGAPVLAIASTCATTEFGSGYFQETNITKLFDDCSHYNQIATTPAQLPRMAQAALQHAFHHKGVAVLGLPGDVSSMEAVENMSADRTYFSKAIVRPADEELLALSKLINSHKKIAIFCGVGAAEAHDEVVRLAQILKAPVGYSFRGKMSIQYDNPYEVGMTGLLGLPSAYHSMHESDLVILLGTDFPYVPFIPQDKILVQIDTKPERLGRRAKLKMGLHGDIKSSLTALIPLLDSNEDESFLNAQLKIYEKVKEHLNTYVEDKGKTDAIHPEAVAFEINKLAADNAIFTVDTGMCCVWGSRYIHATGKRDMLGSFNHGSMANAMPHAIGAALSSPDRQVVALCGDGGISMLLGDLATIKQYNLPVKLVVFNNRSLGMVKLEMEVAGLPDAETDMVNPDFALVAEAMGIKGITISDPDDLEILLKEAFLHNGPVLVNVMTDPNALAMPPKIEFKMMKGMALSMTKLMLGGKFDEVLDTVKSNYKHLKSIID; the protein is encoded by the coding sequence ATGTCAAAGAAAGTTGCAGAGCAATTGGTCGATATGCTAATCCAGTCAGGCATTAAGCGTATTTATGCCGTAACCGGCGATAGTTTAAATGAATTAAATGATGCGGTAAGACGAAATCCTGATATTCAGTGGATCCATGTCAGACATGAAGAAGCCGGGGCTTATGCAGCGGCAGCAGAAGCGGAATTACACGGACTGGCCTGCTGTGCTGGCAGCAGCGGCCCTGGACATGTACACCTGATCAATGGTCTTTACGATGCCCATCGTGCAGGTGCTCCGGTACTAGCCATTGCCTCTACCTGTGCCACTACAGAATTCGGTTCTGGATATTTTCAGGAAACCAATATCACTAAGCTTTTTGACGATTGTAGTCATTATAACCAGATCGCAACTACACCAGCTCAATTGCCAAGAATGGCACAGGCGGCATTGCAACATGCGTTTCACCATAAAGGAGTGGCTGTATTAGGGCTGCCTGGAGATGTCAGCAGTATGGAAGCGGTAGAGAACATGTCGGCAGACAGGACCTATTTTTCCAAAGCAATTGTCCGTCCGGCAGATGAGGAACTCCTGGCCTTATCAAAATTAATCAACAGCCATAAAAAGATTGCGATCTTTTGCGGTGTTGGTGCTGCAGAGGCTCATGATGAAGTGGTTAGACTTGCGCAAATCCTGAAAGCACCTGTTGGGTATTCTTTCCGTGGGAAAATGAGCATTCAATATGATAATCCTTATGAAGTAGGGATGACTGGCTTACTTGGTTTACCTTCAGCATACCATAGCATGCATGAAAGCGATCTGGTGATCCTCCTGGGAACGGATTTCCCTTATGTCCCTTTTATCCCGCAGGATAAAATATTGGTTCAGATCGATACCAAACCAGAGCGCCTGGGTAGACGTGCAAAACTGAAAATGGGCCTGCACGGTGATATTAAGTCCAGTTTAACCGCATTAATTCCACTGTTGGATAGCAATGAGGATGAAAGTTTTCTGAATGCACAATTGAAAATTTATGAAAAAGTAAAAGAACACCTCAATACTTATGTCGAAGATAAGGGTAAAACGGATGCCATTCATCCGGAAGCAGTGGCCTTCGAAATCAACAAGCTGGCTGCAGATAATGCCATATTTACGGTAGATACCGGAATGTGTTGTGTATGGGGCTCCAGATATATTCATGCCACCGGTAAGCGAGATATGTTGGGCTCCTTTAATCATGGTTCCATGGCTAATGCCATGCCTCATGCGATAGGTGCGGCACTTTCCAGTCCGGACCGGCAGGTGGTTGCCTTGTGTGGGGATGGAGGAATCTCCATGTTACTCGGTGATCTGGCTACAATTAAACAATACAACCTGCCAGTTAAACTGGTTGTATTTAACAACCGTTCTTTAGGTATGGTGAAACTTGAGATGGAGGTGGCTGGACTCCCTGATGCCGAAACGGATATGGTAAACCCGGATTTTGCATTGGTTGCAGAGGCAATGGGGATAAAAGGAATAACCATCAGCGATCCCGATGATCTGGAAATACTTTTAAAAGAAGCTTTTCTGCACAACGGACCGGTGTTGGTCAATGTAATGACGGATCCCAATGCCCTGGCAATGCCACCTAAAATAGAATTTAAAATGATGAAAGGAATGGCCCTTTCTATGACTAAACTCATGCTGGGTGGTAAGTTTGATGAAGTATTGGACACGGTGAAATCAAATTACAAACACCTGAAAAGCATCATTGATTAA
- a CDS encoding lysozyme inhibitor LprI family protein — MKLLLLMGIGLLSFSTATAQAPKEIPEQDLVKMKLKIHKEVDAQYKKLLENPDKDNYMSKTAMDFQMDTTRIEQFMKQRIAIDYSTMGMVQASYDAEKEYDQLLNKYYQQLLKLMETRDKPLLIEVQRNWLKYRDSERKMNALLTEEKYSGGGTIQRVILAAAYLEITKKRVFELQGYLDRI; from the coding sequence ATGAAATTATTGTTATTGATGGGTATCGGACTCCTTTCTTTCAGTACAGCTACTGCCCAGGCACCAAAAGAAATTCCAGAACAGGATTTGGTGAAAATGAAGCTGAAAATCCATAAGGAAGTGGATGCACAATATAAAAAACTGCTGGAAAATCCTGATAAAGATAATTACATGAGCAAAACTGCAATGGATTTTCAAATGGATACGACCAGAATTGAACAATTCATGAAACAGCGGATTGCGATTGATTATTCAACAATGGGCATGGTACAGGCTAGCTATGATGCGGAGAAAGAATATGACCAGTTATTAAATAAGTATTATCAGCAACTGCTCAAACTGATGGAAACCCGAGATAAACCTTTGCTGATTGAAGTGCAGCGAAACTGGTTGAAATATCGGGATTCAGAAAGAAAAATGAACGCATTGCTGACCGAAGAAAAATACTCCGGCGGAGGAACAATCCAAAGGGTGATACTTGCTGCCGCCTATCTTGAAATTACCAAAAAACGAGTTTTTGAACTGCAGGGATACCTGGACCGGATATAA
- a CDS encoding YceH family protein, with the protein MESTQTLPVLNAEELRVLGVLMEKSKTTPEYYPMTVNGITAACNQKTSRKPVVQYDEQTVVLTLDVLKRKGLISTATGGSSRSIKYKHNFAIVFPVTPQEVAILCLLMLRGPQTPGELNTNSGRLFEFESLEEVQSVLERLADAEQPYILQLPRKAGQKEMRYIHLLSGTPDLSQDEAVEEHYSKPASEIESRLAKVEQELAEMKEAFDKLMKELMG; encoded by the coding sequence ATGGAATCTACACAAACTTTGCCCGTATTAAACGCTGAAGAGCTTCGTGTTCTTGGCGTATTGATGGAGAAATCTAAAACAACACCCGAGTATTATCCAATGACGGTGAATGGAATCACCGCTGCCTGTAATCAGAAGACGTCCCGTAAGCCGGTGGTTCAATATGATGAACAAACCGTGGTTCTGACGCTTGATGTGCTTAAAAGAAAAGGACTAATCTCTACCGCTACCGGTGGATCCAGCAGAAGTATAAAATACAAGCATAATTTCGCTATTGTCTTCCCGGTTACTCCGCAGGAAGTTGCCATTCTATGTCTGCTCATGTTAAGAGGCCCTCAGACTCCTGGTGAACTCAATACCAATTCAGGAAGATTATTCGAATTTGAATCCCTGGAGGAAGTACAATCGGTATTGGAACGGCTGGCTGATGCGGAACAACCGTATATTTTGCAATTGCCAAGAAAAGCGGGTCAAAAAGAAATGAGGTATATTCATCTGCTTTCAGGAACCCCGGATCTTAGTCAGGATGAAGCTGTTGAAGAGCATTATAGCAAACCGGCCAGTGAAATCGAAAGCCGTCTAGCAAAAGTAGAACAGGAACTTGCAGAAATGAAAGAAGCTTTTGATAAGCTGATGAAAGAATTGATGGGCTAA
- the mgrA gene encoding L-glyceraldehyde 3-phosphate reductase — MSYTAAPNRYSQMQYRRCGNSGLKLPAISLGLWHNFGHVDQLENCSNILKLAFDNGITHFDLANNYGPPPGSAEENFGRLLKRDFEGYRDEMIISSKAGYTMWDGPYGDWGSKKYLVSSLDQSLKRMRLDYVDIFYHHRPDPETPLEETMAALDLIVRQGKALYVGISNYKAEEAAKAIKILQRLGTPCLIHQPKYSMYERWIEGGLLDLLGHEGVGCIPFSPLAQGMLTDKYLKDIPSDSRAAKSHGALQQDQITPERIRQLNELNAIAGERGQKLAHMALSWILRDERVTSVLVGASKPEQLADSLKCLNNITFSTEELQKIDRILSA; from the coding sequence AGTGGATTAAAGCTTCCGGCAATCTCGCTGGGCTTATGGCATAATTTCGGACATGTAGATCAGCTGGAGAATTGCAGCAATATTTTGAAACTTGCATTCGACAATGGGATTACTCATTTTGACCTTGCCAATAACTATGGCCCGCCTCCGGGATCGGCTGAAGAAAATTTTGGCAGGTTATTGAAGCGGGATTTTGAAGGTTACAGGGACGAGATGATCATTTCTTCCAAAGCCGGATATACCATGTGGGATGGACCTTATGGAGACTGGGGTTCTAAAAAGTACCTTGTTTCCAGTCTGGATCAAAGCCTGAAACGCATGAGGCTGGATTATGTAGATATTTTTTATCACCATCGTCCGGATCCGGAAACTCCACTGGAGGAAACAATGGCTGCATTGGACCTGATCGTACGTCAGGGGAAAGCACTGTATGTGGGGATCTCAAATTACAAAGCTGAAGAAGCAGCGAAAGCCATTAAGATACTCCAAAGGCTGGGAACGCCATGTCTTATCCATCAGCCCAAATATTCCATGTACGAACGCTGGATTGAAGGCGGATTACTGGATTTATTAGGTCATGAGGGGGTTGGCTGTATTCCTTTCTCTCCCTTGGCCCAGGGAATGCTGACCGACAAATACCTGAAGGATATTCCTTCGGATTCCAGAGCGGCAAAATCACATGGTGCATTACAGCAGGACCAGATTACTCCGGAAAGAATCAGACAACTGAACGAACTGAATGCGATTGCAGGCGAAAGAGGCCAGAAGCTCGCCCATATGGCACTTTCATGGATTCTGAGGGATGAACGTGTAACTTCCGTTCTGGTTGGTGCCAGTAAGCCTGAACAACTTGCAGATTCCTTGAAATGCCTAAATAACATTACTTTTAGTACAGAAGAATTGCAAAAGATTGACCGGATTTTGTCGGCATAA